In Trifolium pratense cultivar HEN17-A07 linkage group LG7, ARS_RC_1.1, whole genome shotgun sequence, a genomic segment contains:
- the LOC123898289 gene encoding uncharacterized protein LOC123898289, with the protein MNDECDKELKQTQLLWPPISSLKENTKVHPSYPIQLSINHKIFILFNISPQPHCNHVIFQVTTDLGGGGGGSVIINMFLPPWLYQILACMGGCLGCFSKPLVIISMGEADASKGQKTQAQTMNTDNRSEDFWSSSAIELDHGAPQSQRSISSIAVSNHPSDPQSSDGIQTDPPEFVNHGLLLWNQMRQHWVGNKRSERQTQVGEPKISWNATYETLLGTNKPFPRRIPLGEMVEFLVDIWELEGMYD; encoded by the exons atgaatgatgaaTGTGACAAGGAACTGAAACAAACGCAATTGCTTTGGCCACCAATCTCATCTCTGAAGGAAAACACAAAAGTCCATCCATCTTATCCAATCCAATTATCAATCAATCACAAGATATTTATACTTTTCAACATTTCGCCCCAACCACACTGCAACCATGTCATCTTCCag GTGACAACAGATctgggtggtggtggtggtggttctgTAATCATAAATATGTTCCTTCCACCTTGGCTCTATCAGATTCTCGCCTGCATGGG AGGTTGTCTTGGATGTTTCTCAAAACCTCTAGTAATTATTTCAATGGGTGAAGCCGATGCATCTAAGGGACAAAAAACTCAAGCACAAACAATGAACACAGACAACAGATCAGAAGATTTTTGGAGCAGCAGTGCTATTGAATTGGATCACGGGGCACCTCAGTCCCAGAGAAGTATCTCGTCGATTGCCGTGTCAAACCATCCTTCTGATCCTCAAAGTAGTGATGGCATTCAGACTGATCCTCCAGAATTTGTCAATCATG GTCTTCTTCTTTGGAACCAAATGAGGCAACATTGGGTTGGAAATAAAAGGTCCGAGCGTCAGACACAAGTTGGAGAACCCAAAATaag TTGGAACGCCACCTATGAGACTCTACTTGGGACCAACAAGCCTTTCCCTCGGCGCATTCCTCTTGGA GAAATGGTTGAGTTTCTTGTTGATATATGGGAACTAGAGGGCATGTATGATTGA
- the LOC123894748 gene encoding EIN3-binding F-box protein 1-like: MSKVFSFTGSDDFFTGRSLYPNPKEAGLFLSLGRQEYGYKPLPKRSRVSVPFDFSGEKWFDQKPETTIETLPDECLFEILRRLPEGQDRSLCASVSKRWLMLLSSICKNEICSNASTKNGNEDSDEGYLSRSLDGKKATDVRLAAIAVGTASRGGLGKLSIHRSNSDRPLTDVGLKAVAHGCPSLKFLNLWDVATITDEGLVEIANGCHQLEKLDLCKLPTISDKALIAVAKNCPKLNELSIESCPNIGNEGLKAIGKLCPNLRSVSIKNCPGVGDQGIAGMVSAASFVLTNVTLESLAVSDYSLAVIGQYGFVVTDLVLNSLANVTEKGFWVMGNGRALQKLTSLTIGSCPGVTDVGLEAIGKGCPNVKNFELHRCAFLSDNGLLSFTKVAPSIKSLQLEECHRITQLGLVGVLFYCSAKLKALTLVRCYGIKDMNLVLPAVSPCESVSSLSILNCPGVGNSTLAVIGKLCPLLHKLELVGLEGVTDTGFISLLESSKASLFNVNLSGCINLTDAGVLCMVKLHCLTLDVLNLSCCKKVGDASLTAIARECPLLSDLDVSSCAITDAGIRAIAHGDQVDLEVLCLAGCNSVTNKSLQALKKMDSLQGLNIKNCKSLSSRTVDKLIDHLWMCDILF, from the exons ATGTCTAAAGTTTTCAGCTTTACTG gaagtgatgatttttttactGGGAGGTCATTATACCCTAATCCGAAGGAGGCGGGTCTCTTCTTGTCTCTTGGCCGTCAAGAGTATGGTTACAAACCTCTTCCGAAGAGATCTCGTGTTAGCGTTCCATTTGATTTCAGTGGAGAAAAATGGTTTGATCAGAAGCCAGAGACAACTATCGAAACATTGCCCGATGAATGTCTCTTCGAGATCCTTAGAAGGTTGCCTGAAGGACAGGACAGGAGTTTATGCGCTTCTGTATCAAAACGCTGGCTTATGCTTCTGAGCAGTATTTGCAAGAATGAAATCTGCAGCAATGCAAGTACCAAAAATGGAAACGAGGATAGTGATGAAGGGTATCTTTCTCGAAGCTTGGACGGAAAGAAAGCAACAGATGTTAGACTAGCTGCCATTGCTGTTGGCACAGCATCTCGTGGAGGACTAGGGAAGCTTTCGATTCATAGATCCAATTCAGATCGTCCATTGACTGATGTAGGTCTCAAGGCAGTTGCTCATGGCTGCCCGTCTCTAAAGTTTCTCAATCTTTGGGATGTTGCTACCATTACTGACGAAGGCCTCGTTGAGATTGCTAATGGTTGTCACCAGTTAGAGAAGCTCGACCTTTGCAAGTTGCCCACAATTTCTGACAAGGCtttaattgcagttgcaaaGAACTGCCCGAAGCTGAACGAGTTATCGATAGAGTCATGTCCTAATATCGGTAATGAAGGTCTTAAAGCTATTGGGAAGTTGTGTCCCAATCTAAGGTCTGTATCAATTAAAAACTGTCCTGGAGTTGGTGATCAGGGAATTGCTGGCATGGTATCTGCAGCATCCTTTGTTCTAACAAATGTGACACTTGAATCGCTTGCTGTTTCTGATTACTCACTAGCAGTTATTGGACAATATGGATTTGTGGTTACCGATCTTGTCCTAAATTCCCTTGCAAATGTCACCGAGAAGGGATTCTGGGTGATGGGTAATGGCCGTGCACTGCAGAAACTGACGTCGCTCACAATTGGGTCGTGCCCAGGAGTAACAGATGTTGGGCTTGAAGCTATCGGAAAGGGTTGTCCAAATGTGAAAAACTTTGAGCTTCATAGGTGTGCATTTCTGTCGGATAATGGATTGCTATCATTCACCAAGGTAGCTCCATCAATTAAGAGCCTACAATTGGAAGAGTGCCACAGGATTACCCAACTAGGACTTGTCGGTGTCCTTTTTTATTGCAGTGCAAAATTGAAGGCTCTTACTCTGGTACGCTGCTATGGGATCAAAGATATGAATCTTGTATTGCCAGCAGTATCTCCTTGTGAATCAGTTTCATCCTTATCAATCCTTAACTGCCCTGGAGTTGGTAATTCTACTCTTGCTGTCATTGGGAAGCTTTGTCCTTTGCTTCATAAACTTGAATTGGTTGGACTTGAGGGAGTAACAGACACAGGGTTTATTTCTCTGCTTGAGAGTTCTAAGGCCAGTTTGTTTAATGTTAATCTAAGTGGTTGCATTAATCTGACAGATGCAGGAGTTTTGTGCATGGTCAAGTTGCATTGTTTGACTCTTGATGTGCTAAACCTCAGCTGTTGTAAAAAAGTCGGCGATGCTAGCTTGACAGCAATTGCAAGAGAGTGCCCATTGCTGAGTGATCTTGATGTTTCCAGTTGCGCAATCACTGATGCAGGGATTAGGGCCATTGCTCATGGAGACCAGGTGGATCTGGAGGTGCTTTGTTTGGCAGGTTGCAATTCCGTTACAAACAAGAGCCTGCAAGCTTTGAAAAAAATGGATTCTCTCCAGggattaaatataaaaaattgcaaGTCACTCAGCAGCCGCACAGTTGACAAGCTTATTGATCATCTTTGGATGTGTGACATCCTCTTCTGA